The Kwoniella shandongensis chromosome 2, complete sequence DNA segment ATTCTCTACCgtcgtcaagtcgaaaaGGCTTTGCTACCTTGCATTCCCTTCGACCCGCTCCAGAGTTCTCACTCGTTGAAGGTCTCCGACGAGAGGTCGAAGCTGCCATCGCCAGTGGCAGTAAGACTACGCGTACGATGTATGAAGAGACTGGAAGACTGCGAAGGGTGTTGATGGACAGTGTTCTAGAAGGGGTGATGGCTAGAGAAGTTGACCCGATGGTGGTCAGGCTCAAGGTTGGAGAAAGCAAGAGAGGCGCTGTGGAGCATGACTTTGCGAATGGGTGAGTAGCtgacgatcttctccaaacGGTCTTGCAAGAACAACATCTTATGTGATACGGTCACCTTACAGCGCATGCAAAATCCCGATCGTATTCGAACTGCAGAACAGGTCACCGTACTTGCCAACCCGGTTCATCCTTAAATTGCCAATACCCTCGACTTCAACTCAAAACCAAGAGCCGTCGTCTGTCGCTCAGCCGCATTTCATTGGCAATCTCTCACATCGAGGAACGATCGTCTCTGGAGGTATCGAGCAGATACATACAGAGATCTGGGTACATGAGGCGAGTCTTGTCAATCTCGAAGGATGGGAATTGACTGTAGAGACGGGAGAAGCGGATCAAGAAGAATGGAAGGCTAGAATGAATTGGAGtaggagaggtggagagaagattgTGCAGGTCAGACAGGTGTAGTAGTCTGCGTCATTGCACGTGTCACAGGACGCATCATGTAGGCCAGGGTATATAGGAATGTAGCATATAATCAACATAGGTGATGAACACCACTACTGGTACGATGCATGACGAAGGTGGATGTGTGCTCGATCAAAGCATGTGACACGAGATTACATTTCCATGACTCACTATCTCGATTCCAGTTGATAAGCTGAAAGGAGAGTTTCGGAACAAGCAGATGTACGGGAGCAGGTCTAAGGAGCGGGGAAAGTGTACCGGGACTCGATGAAAGCCCGAAGACTGGAACAGGGATTGAGATGCATTGACATTGGAAGTGATGACTTCACAACTTTGTGAGAGAGCGTGCATCGTGACCCTGCATAAGGTGAGGGGCATAACAGGATATGTCCACGCCGGCGTTATAGAGAAATGCATAAAGGGTGCCAACCCTGCATCGCTACATCCTGCATCACACCAAACAGAAAGATGCAcgcgagatgagatgaatCAATTTGATCATAGATCACGTGAGTCGGATCAAAGGGTTGCTGTCATATCGCCGTGTCTGATCCCAACATAACGCCGAATCAGTTGTTAATCGGAGATTTACCCTTATTGAGCATCGATGTTTTGTTTTGCCACCCCAACGCCGCGCATCACATCACAAACATCACTTGCGCACTCGCACGCTCATCGTCACATATATATCCTCACCTCatatctcttctcttttctttcctctctcttctctcccacaaCACATTACATCCaaactctcttctctcttctcacccccCCAAACCccccaacaacaacaacttaTACAATGTCCGGTCGAGGAAAAGGTGGTAAAGGTCTCGGCAAGGGTGGTGCCAAGCGACACAGGAAAGTTCTGCGAGACAACATCCAGTAAGTTTCCCTCTACTATATTACTATCATCCATTATTCCATGTGCTAATAAGTATGTCACTTGTGCAGGGGTATCACTAAGCCCGCTATCCGACGTCTCGCacgacgaggtggtgtcAAGCGTATCTCCGGTTTGATCTACGAGGAGACCCGAGGTGTCCTCAAGATCTTCCTCGAGTCCGTCATCCGAGACTCGGTTACCTACACTGAGCACGCCAAGAGGAAGACTGGTGAGTTCTCTCCTCTCACATCCATTGCTATGTGACCAAGTCCCTGACCAACTTTGATACTCTTTTAGTCACTTCCCTCGACGTCGTCTACGCTCTCAAGAGACAAGGCCGAACCCTTTACGGTTTCGGTGCTTAAACATCTTAAATCAGCAACGCTCGCACTTCGTTTTCTTACATCGGTCATTGTGGAGGTTCAGGACGGGGAGTTTTATTCGTTTTTGATACTTTTTATTATATTTTCATATGCCGGGTATTATAGGTTGACCGATGCCATACCTGTGCCTTCTCACGTTTCTCGCTGCATGAGCACACTGCGTTCGATGATTAGAGGACCGTTATGTCTTGCAACTCCAGAACCCCAGAAATGCGAAAAAGTATCTAAGGGTGGAGTCGATTCTTCCTTCAAGGCCGCGTCAGATGCCCTCCTGTCGATTGATGACTAACGCCGAGATTCTCCGTACAGCTGAGAGCGTGCTGTCACAGACTGAAGTCACGGGGTCTCGCAAGACCACTTCAACTCAACAAAGGGATAGCTGTGTGAAGTTTAGTAATGTGGCACCAAGTATGCTGCTCGAGTTGGTGAACAATGTAGATCTTTCACTCCGAACGCGGTTGAACAAAGCTGCATCGCATACACCAGACCTGAACactacttcttctttcccttcttcttgcttggCGTGGACTATGGATGCAATGATCCGAGTCAACCTCTAACGTTTGTGTATGCAAAATCgcgtcaactcaccttggatgGCGTACTAGCAGCACTTTGAGCAGGACTTCCTGGAGCTGGCGAACCAGTCTTCGATGAACcgccacttccacttcctcctcctacaGCCTCGGAAACGAGATTAGGAGTGGAAGTTCCCGAGGACACCTTTTGAGGAGAGGCGACTTGGCTTGAAGTTTGAGAAGGTGGGGAGACCGCGGGTgtggcggtggtggatgaAGCAGGTTGAATTTGGGGTTGAGAGGGGGGTGCAGTGGGAAGGTACTTCTGACGAAGAGCGATGCGTTTCTCTGTACATAGAGAAGAAGTAATGGTCAGCAAAGAGCACCAGTTATTGACGGAAGCCTTGAAGCAGGAAGTTTACGACAATACGAATGACAATGGTAGATGTGTATTGAATcggtcgcactcaccttcaacggCTTTTATCTTGGGAATACTCATAACCGTATCTCTTGTCTTTTCCGCCTGTGCCATCTCCGTCGCCGTGGCAAAGATGACCTGACCCCAACCTTGTCTAAAAGTATTCGCTTCTGAGACCACATCAACTATCTCCgcctccaactccttctcggCAGCAGCAAAACGAGCCATCGTATCATCTCCTATCAAACCACGAGTATGCAAGTTTGTCAATGCGATCTTGTCATCTCGGATTCGCCAGATGCGCTTTACGTCGGTAGTGGCTCGTACGAGAAGGGCGGATTTGAGTAACGAATCGGGGATTTCGAGCGAGTCGGGATTCGAGATTAACGAGATGTACAACTCTCGAGTAGGGTGAGATGGGAACCATGGCTCGAAGGATGTTTTCTCGGCTACACGAAAGAGTGGTATCGGTGTCAGCGAGACTCATCAAGTGTCACGCGTGCCCTCGTTCTGTCGACCAGCTCGGTTCACTCGAGTGCTGGCTCGAGTAAAACcaggaagaaaggaaggtaTCGcaaagcacactcaccagctcgACGCTTCCTGTACACTCGAGAAAAGATCGCGAGTCCAGTGACAAGCACTGTGATATACGCAATCGGGACGACCAGTGAGGTGGTCATCTTGAGTTGTCAATCGAGTGTCCAAGTGTTGCAGTTATACAATGCTGTATGATGCTTCGTTATAGTCGACGAAAGTAGCTTCGACGTGGATGAGCTAGAACACGAACACCGGCTACATGTAAACGGGGTGAGCATATAAAGATATCGAAAGTAGTGATGCAACGCGTTTGACCGAGACATTCATTACATGAGCTGTCGAGCTGATCTAATATTAGTCAAAGCATCAAACGACATCATTAGAAACAAGACAACAGCGAGTCCAAATCGTCTTCAAGCAGCATGGAGCTCGAGTCTGATAACTACGACGTGATCGTTCTGGGAACAGGACTCGCGGAGAGTATAGCCGCTGCATCTTTAGCGAAAGCAGGCAAGAcggtcctccacctcgaccctaATGACTATTATGGTGGGGAACAAGCGAGCTTGACcctcgacgagcttgtcgagTGGTCTACCAACCAATCTTCCATTTcggcttcatcatcatcgtcctcgtctgcCTCTACTGGCAGCGTATCGTACTCCAGACTCACTACGACAGAGCTCACACCATCACTCAACAACGATAGACGACGATATgccctctcgctcttcccttctctcctgccTTCCAGAGGATCATTGATAGACACCCTTATCGCATCAGACGTCAGCAAGTACGTCTCATTCCGCTTGCTCGACTCTGTAAGTGTATGGGATCTAGAAAATgacgaagcgagaagagtaCCGGGTAGTAAAGAGGAGGTGTTTAAAGATAAGAGTGTGGGATTATTGGACAAGAGACGGTTGATGAAGTTTCTGATGTTTGCGGGCGGAGagtttgaggatgatgatctgCTCAAAGGTCAGCTAGCGCTTTCACTTCGGATCTCCGATCGTTGCGCTCAGCTGATATTTGTTTTGAATAGGTAAAGAGACACAACCATTACTTGACTTCTTACAAGAATCATTCGCCATACCTCCTTCCCTTGCCACATCCATAACGTTTGCCATCGCACACTGCTCCTCGCCACAAGATGAGACATTACCAGCACTTATACGGACAAGACGATATCTGCGATCGATAGGCCGATATGGACCCTCGCCATTCCTTGTCGGACAGTATGGCGGTGCGGGAGAGGTGGCGCAAGGATTCTGTCGGTAAGTCCGCTCTTACATCCTTGATATGATTTGAGCAACGACTGATACCGGTTCTGCTTATGAAGTGCTTGTGCCGTTTTTGGAGGCACATATATCCTTGGGTCCTCAGCTAAGCCCGAATCGATCGAAACGTCTGATACGGGTGTGACGGTGAAGATACCGAGTCATCCACGACCCGTCACAGCTTCGCATTTAATCTCTTCACcgaatcaccttccaccatctaTCTCTATCAACTCtgcatcctcgtcctcttcctcgtccggGGAAAGCAAGGTTACGGCAAACTGCGTGGCTGTCTTGTCATCTTTGCCTAAAGCGCTTAGACGGCGAAAGCCGGTTCAACCCGAGGATGAGGTCGAaaagagcgaagaaggggaagaagatagcaaggatgaggagaacgatgatACGGCTGTGATTCTCTTCCCaccagaaggagagggtaGCTTGGTCAGAGCGTTTGTCATGGGTGAAGGGACGGGTAGTTGTCCGCCAGGTCAATGTGAGCTGCCATCCTTGTCTATCTCGATTCCCAAAGAAACGAA contains these protein-coding regions:
- a CDS encoding histone H4, with translation MSGRGKGGKGLGKGGAKRHRKVLRDNIQGITKPAIRRLARRGGVKRISGLIYEETRGVLKIFLESVIRDSVTYTEHAKRKTVTSLDVVYALKRQGRTLYGFGA